From the genome of Leptolyngbya iicbica LK, one region includes:
- a CDS encoding ABC transporter permease subunit translates to MIEGLLGGLFNGVSIGAVLLIVALGLAIVFGLMGVINLAHGELMMLGAYTTYVVQNGAAAIGGGALEIYFLVALPIAFLVAASVGLLLERGVIRHLYGRPLETLLATWGVSLILRQFIRSVSWSLVIGLVIFCVLFFGGRWILQRQANWERLSRIANPVVLMLSGAIAIVTGIVINQSGNTNLIRPWFGARNVDVTAPSWLRGGVSISGEFASQLYWAVTVGVCLFALLWIVGYFAFIRPERRITERLDNDRVVVIASALIGAILALLTFFTNQPPRPDWFSSGVPLQFPYSRLFIIGLTIVCLIGVYWFLNGTAWGLRIRSVTQNRKMSACLGIPTEKVDALTFALGSGLAGIAGCAVTLLGSVGPNLGGNYIVDAFMVVVVGGVGKLAGSIVAALVIGIVTYLIGSGTIALLLTPFPALQPVTDFFTFFATTSMAKVMVFALIIAFLQWKPAGMFPQKGRSVEV, encoded by the coding sequence GTGATTGAGGGACTGCTTGGCGGATTATTTAACGGCGTCAGTATCGGGGCGGTGCTCTTGATTGTGGCGCTGGGCCTGGCGATCGTATTTGGCCTGATGGGGGTCATTAACTTGGCCCACGGCGAATTAATGATGCTCGGGGCTTACACCACCTATGTGGTACAGAACGGCGCGGCGGCGATCGGGGGTGGAGCACTGGAAATTTATTTTTTGGTGGCGCTGCCAATCGCCTTTTTGGTGGCAGCGTCGGTGGGGCTGTTGCTCGAACGGGGGGTGATTCGCCACCTGTATGGGCGACCGCTGGAGACGCTGCTCGCCACCTGGGGCGTCAGCCTGATTTTACGGCAGTTTATCCGCAGTGTGAGCTGGTCGCTGGTGATTGGCTTAGTGATTTTTTGCGTGCTCTTTTTTGGCGGACGGTGGATTTTGCAACGTCAGGCCAACTGGGAGCGGTTGAGCCGCATTGCCAATCCGGTGGTACTGATGCTGTCGGGAGCGATCGCGATCGTCACGGGGATTGTGATTAACCAAAGCGGTAATACCAATCTGATTCGACCTTGGTTTGGGGCGCGTAACGTCGATGTGACTGCGCCCAGCTGGTTGCGAGGTGGGGTATCCATCAGTGGCGAGTTCGCTTCGCAACTCTATTGGGCTGTCACGGTTGGGGTGTGCTTATTTGCCCTGTTGTGGATCGTGGGCTATTTCGCATTTATCCGGCCCGAGCGGCGCATTACCGAACGGCTGGATAACGATCGCGTCGTGGTCATTGCCTCGGCACTGATTGGGGCCATCCTGGCGCTGCTCACCTTTTTCACAAATCAGCCCCCGCGACCAGACTGGTTTAGCAGCGGGGTGCCCTTACAGTTTCCCTACTCTCGCTTATTCATCATTGGCCTGACGATTGTTTGCCTGATTGGCGTTTACTGGTTTCTCAACGGCACGGCTTGGGGCTTACGCATCCGTTCAGTCACGCAAAACCGCAAAATGAGCGCCTGTTTGGGCATTCCCACCGAAAAGGTTGACGCCCTGACCTTTGCTCTGGGCTCGGGGTTGGCGGGCATCGCGGGCTGCGCCGTGACCCTGCTGGGCTCAGTGGGTCCCAACTTGGGCGGCAACTACATCGTGGATGCCTTCATGGTGGTGGTGGTCGGCGGCGTCGGCAAGTTGGCGGGTAGCATTGTGGCGGCACTGGTGATCGGCATTGTGACCTACCTGATTGGGTCTGGCACGATCGCGCTCCTGCTGACCCCCTTCCCTGCTTTACAGCCCGTGACCGACTTCTTCACCTTCTTCGCCACCACGAGCATGGCCAAGGTGATGGTATTCGCACTGATTATCGCGTTCCTGCAATGGAAGCCCGCTGGTATGTTTCCGCAAAAAGGCCGCTCGGTGGAGGTTTAA
- the urtA gene encoding urea ABC transporter substrate-binding protein, protein MGTAMLLKACGAPSDTTTEEAPAEGGEETAAAGGDGETIKVGILHSLSGTMAISETTVVDAEKLAIKEINAAGGVLGKQIEYVEEDGASDWPTFAEKAEKLIDQDQVVTVFGCWTSASRKAVLPVFESKQHQLWYPVQYEGQECSQNIFYTGAAPNQQIEPAVDWLLENKGTDFFLVGSDYVFPRTANTIIKEQLAAKGGNTLGEDYLPLGNTEVTPIITKIKAAMPEGGVIFNSLNGDSNVAFFKQLQGAGMTPDMYPVMSVSVAEEEVRQIGPEFLVGHYAAWNYFQTVESPENEKWVADFKAEYGDDRVTNDPMEAAYIMVYLWKQAVEAAGTTDIPAVREAAYGQEFAAPEGPVTMNPNHHISKTVRIGQVRDDGLFDIVSSTDGPIDPVPWNQYVPETKGFACDWSDPEKGGKYEVEGA, encoded by the coding sequence ATGGGCACAGCAATGCTGCTCAAGGCTTGTGGAGCCCCCTCCGACACCACAACTGAGGAAGCTCCCGCCGAAGGCGGCGAAGAAACCGCAGCCGCAGGCGGTGATGGCGAAACCATTAAGGTCGGCATTTTGCACTCCCTGAGCGGCACCATGGCGATTAGTGAAACGACCGTGGTGGATGCAGAAAAGCTGGCTATCAAAGAAATCAACGCGGCTGGCGGTGTGCTCGGCAAGCAGATCGAATATGTCGAAGAAGACGGCGCCTCTGACTGGCCGACATTCGCTGAAAAAGCGGAAAAGCTGATCGACCAAGACCAAGTGGTTACGGTCTTTGGCTGCTGGACATCGGCGAGCCGCAAAGCGGTACTACCCGTGTTTGAATCGAAGCAACATCAGCTTTGGTACCCGGTGCAGTACGAAGGCCAGGAATGTTCTCAGAACATCTTCTACACCGGGGCTGCCCCCAACCAGCAAATTGAGCCTGCGGTGGACTGGCTCCTGGAAAACAAAGGCACCGACTTCTTCTTGGTCGGGTCTGACTACGTCTTCCCCCGGACGGCGAACACCATCATCAAAGAGCAGCTGGCCGCGAAAGGTGGCAACACCCTCGGTGAAGACTATCTGCCCTTGGGCAACACCGAAGTTACCCCCATCATCACCAAGATCAAAGCCGCAATGCCCGAAGGTGGGGTGATTTTCAACAGCTTGAACGGTGACAGCAACGTCGCCTTCTTTAAGCAGTTACAGGGCGCGGGCATGACGCCGGATATGTATCCGGTCATGTCTGTCAGTGTGGCGGAAGAAGAAGTCCGCCAAATCGGCCCTGAGTTCTTGGTGGGCCACTACGCCGCTTGGAACTACTTCCAAACTGTGGAGTCCCCCGAAAACGAGAAGTGGGTGGCTGACTTCAAGGCAGAGTATGGTGACGATCGCGTGACCAACGACCCCATGGAAGCGGCTTACATCATGGTTTATCTGTGGAAGCAGGCGGTCGAAGCGGCTGGCACCACGGATATCCCTGCAGTGCGCGAAGCGGCTTATGGTCAAGAATTTGCGGCGCCTGAAGGGCCTGTGACCATGAACCCCAACCACCACATCTCGAAGACGGTGCGGATTGGCCAGGTGCGCGACGACGGTCTATTTGACATCGTCTCTTCGACCGATGGCCCCATCGATCCGGTGCCCTGGAACCAGTACGTGCCCGAAACTAAGGGCTTTGCTTGTGACTGGTCTGATCCTGAAAAGGGTGGCAAGTACGAAGTTGAAGGCGCATAA